The following are encoded in a window of Mustela nigripes isolate SB6536 chromosome 1, MUSNIG.SB6536, whole genome shotgun sequence genomic DNA:
- the LOC132008449 gene encoding secretoglobin family 1D member 2-like, giving the protein MKLFLSVLLVTLALYCYEANAITCPALVTDMTGFLLQEKNMYEKTLEKYNAPPEIIEAKMKVKACTDEMSFMSRMLIQKALTTSNKAPDAENLD; this is encoded by the exons ATGAAGCTATTCCTGAGTGTCCTACTGGTCACTCTGGCTCTTTACTGCTATGAAG CCAATGCAATCACCTGTCCAGCCTTAGTAACTGATATGACAGGCTTCcttcttcaagaaaaaaacatgtaCGAGAAAACACTTGAGAAATATAACGCACCTCCAGAAATCATTGAGGCCAAGATGAAAGTGAAGGCCTGCACAGATGAAATGTCCTTTATGTCCAGAATGCTAATTCAGAAGGCATTG ACCACAAGCAATAAGGCACCAGATGCAGAAAATTTGGATTAG